In the Gymnodinialimonas sp. 202GB13-11 genome, one interval contains:
- a CDS encoding cold-shock protein — translation MPTGTVKWFNTTKGFGFIAPDDGGKDVFVHISAVERAGMTDLPDNTKLSFELREGRDGRSSAVELQKI, via the coding sequence ATGCCTACCGGCACTGTTAAATGGTTCAACACCACCAAGGGCTTCGGCTTCATCGCACCTGACGACGGCGGCAAGGATGTGTTCGTGCACATCTCGGCCGTGGAACGCGCAGGCATGACCGATCTGCCTGACAACACCAAACTCAGCTTCGAATTGCGCGAGGGCCGCGATGGCCGTTCGTCTGCGGTGGAGCTGCAAAAGATCTGA
- a CDS encoding glycosyltransferase family 2 protein yields MKTAAMACMRNEAMFVLEWIAYHRVIGFDEILVCTNECNDGTDELLDRLSALGAVHHIRNDDHGDTAPQPAGVTKVLAHDAVKDCRWLLHIDADEFLNIHDGNGKLDAWLPRLNDFDAVAIRWRIFGDSGLDSWPEFGLQLEELTMANDIAREHTAMQKTMFDPSAFAAGIDHMPKQPLRDVTLCNAEGGRRDPEAMYHPTLSDHRHVANRNANKKRHFPWRGASINHYAVRTPDLFVMKNYRGDAMQSRHNKRYMLNSRWHRAINVNDVEETSIQHHIPAVKALMSEWRTQDRQIAEIEAEAYEWFETTKANWLTEERLEALTNKAA; encoded by the coding sequence ATGAAAACCGCAGCCATGGCGTGCATGCGCAATGAAGCCATGTTCGTACTCGAATGGATCGCCTATCACCGCGTGATCGGCTTTGATGAAATCCTCGTTTGCACCAACGAATGCAACGATGGCACGGACGAATTGCTCGACCGCCTCTCGGCGCTGGGCGCAGTCCACCACATCCGCAACGACGACCACGGCGATACCGCCCCGCAGCCCGCTGGCGTTACCAAGGTGCTTGCCCACGATGCGGTGAAAGATTGTCGTTGGCTCCTGCACATCGACGCCGACGAATTCCTCAACATCCACGACGGCAATGGCAAGCTCGACGCCTGGCTCCCCCGGCTTAACGATTTCGACGCCGTCGCCATCCGCTGGCGCATCTTCGGCGATAGCGGCCTCGACAGCTGGCCCGAATTCGGCCTCCAGCTGGAAGAGCTGACGATGGCCAACGACATCGCCCGCGAACACACCGCCATGCAGAAGACCATGTTCGACCCCTCAGCCTTTGCCGCCGGGATCGACCATATGCCCAAACAGCCCCTGCGCGACGTGACGCTGTGCAATGCCGAAGGCGGCCGCCGCGACCCGGAGGCGATGTATCACCCCACCCTCTCCGACCACCGCCACGTCGCCAACCGCAACGCCAACAAAAAGCGCCACTTCCCATGGCGCGGCGCGTCGATCAACCACTACGCCGTGCGCACGCCCGACCTGTTCGTGATGAAGAACTATCGCGGCGATGCCATGCAATCGCGCCACAACAAGCGCTACATGCTGAACTCGCGCTGGCACCGCGCCATCAACGTCAACGATGTGGAAGAAACGTCGATCCAGCACCACATCCCGGCCGTCAAAGCGCTGATGTCCGAATGGCGCACCCAAGACCGCCAGATCGCCGAGATTGAGGCCGAGGCCTATGAATGGTTCGAGACCACGAAAGCCAATTGGCTGACCGAGGAACGGCTGGAGGCGCTGACCAACAAGGCCGCCTGA
- the thyX gene encoding FAD-dependent thymidylate synthase has product MPLTPEQLEDIQSARSNPQPTLRAVAPGMEKHLYEAKPVLDHGFVRVVDYMGDDAAIVQAARVSYGAGTKKARDDSGLIRYLMRHWHSTPFEMCEIKLHVKLPVFVARQWIRHRTANVNEYSARYSILDREFYIPQPEHLAAQSVVNNQGRGETLEGEEAERVLRVLKDDAGRAYDHYEEMLSQDGQKGLARELARMNLPANVYTQWYWKVDLHNLFHFLRLRADAHAQYEIRVYADAICEMVKDWVPAAYGAFEDYRMGGVQLSGKGVEVLKRRLAGEAVTQESSGMSMGEWREFEAVFG; this is encoded by the coding sequence ATGCCGCTGACGCCTGAACAACTGGAGGATATCCAGTCTGCCCGCTCCAACCCGCAACCGACTCTGCGCGCCGTGGCGCCGGGGATGGAGAAGCACCTCTATGAGGCGAAGCCGGTACTAGACCACGGGTTCGTGCGGGTCGTGGATTACATGGGCGATGACGCGGCAATCGTGCAGGCGGCGCGGGTGTCGTATGGCGCGGGCACGAAAAAGGCGCGGGATGATAGCGGGCTTATTCGCTACCTGATGCGGCACTGGCATTCGACGCCGTTCGAGATGTGCGAGATCAAGCTGCATGTGAAACTGCCTGTCTTCGTGGCGCGGCAGTGGATCCGGCACCGGACGGCGAATGTGAACGAATATTCGGCGCGGTATTCGATCCTCGACCGGGAATTCTACATCCCTCAGCCCGAGCATCTGGCGGCGCAGTCGGTGGTGAACAATCAGGGACGTGGCGAGACGCTGGAGGGCGAAGAGGCCGAGCGGGTTTTGCGGGTTCTGAAGGACGATGCGGGGCGGGCTTACGACCATTACGAGGAGATGCTGAGCCAGGACGGCCAGAAGGGCCTCGCCCGCGAATTGGCGCGGATGAACCTGCCTGCGAATGTCTACACGCAATGGTATTGGAAGGTGGATCTGCACAACCTGTTCCACTTCCTGCGGCTGCGGGCGGATGCGCACGCGCAGTATGAAATCCGGGTCTATGCGGACGCGATTTGCGAGATGGTGAAGGACTGGGTGCCTGCGGCCTACGGCGCGTTCGAGGACTACCGGATGGGCGGCGTGCAGCTGTCGGGCAAGGGCGTTGAGGTGCTCAAACGGCGGCTCGCAGGGGAGGCCGTGACGCAGGAGAGCTCGGGCATGTCGATGGGCGAATGGCGGGAGTTCGAGGCGGTGTTCGGGTGA
- a CDS encoding DUF817 domain-containing protein: protein MTGLSVANLERRQAKSPSALGLTALILAKIAYAALFGILILSALILTRLIWQDDWPLARYDALVIFAVTTQIVFIWRGLETWEEAKVILIFHITGTVMEIFKLAQGSWDYPDQGILEIGGVPLFSGFMYASVGSFIARAIRIFHIQFAPYPAFWMTFLLALAIYVNFYTHHYTYDIRWALFAATFILFWRTRIWFYPATNPLAIRLPVGAFLSAFLLWIAENIGTFTRTWTYETQGDTGIVDIGKFGSWYLLLFVAFVTVTLVVRDAMHPKPIQPTPREI, encoded by the coding sequence ATGACAGGCTTGAGCGTGGCCAATCTGGAACGGCGGCAGGCAAAAAGCCCCTCAGCCCTCGGCCTGACCGCCCTGATCCTCGCCAAGATCGCCTACGCCGCGCTGTTCGGCATCCTGATCCTGTCGGCCCTCATCCTGACCCGCCTGATCTGGCAAGACGACTGGCCGCTGGCCCGCTACGACGCACTGGTGATCTTCGCCGTCACGACTCAAATCGTCTTCATCTGGCGTGGGCTTGAGACGTGGGAGGAGGCGAAAGTCATCCTCATCTTCCACATCACAGGCACGGTGATGGAGATCTTCAAACTCGCCCAAGGTTCATGGGATTATCCGGACCAGGGCATACTTGAGATCGGCGGCGTCCCCCTTTTCTCAGGCTTCATGTACGCCTCTGTGGGCAGCTTCATCGCGCGCGCCATCCGCATCTTCCACATTCAGTTCGCGCCCTACCCGGCGTTCTGGATGACATTCCTCCTCGCGCTCGCGATCTATGTGAACTTCTACACCCACCATTACACCTACGACATCCGCTGGGCGCTGTTCGCCGCCACGTTCATCCTCTTCTGGCGCACCCGCATCTGGTTCTACCCAGCCACCAATCCCCTCGCCATCCGCCTGCCCGTCGGCGCGTTCCTCTCGGCCTTCCTGCTCTGGATCGCCGAAAACATCGGCACCTTCACCCGGACATGGACCTACGAGACGCAAGGCGACACCGGCATCGTCGACATCGGCAAGTTCGGCTCCTGGTATCTGCTGCTGTTCGTGGCCTTCGTCACCGTCACTCTCGTGGTCCGCGACGCCATGCACCCCAAGCCGATCCAGCCGACCCCACGCGAAATTTAA
- a CDS encoding VOC family protein has protein sequence MGIQYLHTMVRVKDLDASIAFYKLLGLEETRRIDNDGGRFSLIFLSPPGQENAAVELTYNWDGDEGLPSDSRHFGHLAYRVDNIYEMCQHLMDNGVTINRPPRDGHMAFVRSPDNVSIELLQAGDSLDPAEPWASMENTGHW, from the coding sequence ATGGGCATCCAATATCTTCACACGATGGTCCGGGTGAAAGACCTCGACGCCTCCATCGCCTTCTACAAGCTGCTGGGTCTGGAAGAGACGCGACGCATCGACAATGACGGCGGACGCTTTTCGCTGATCTTCCTTTCGCCTCCCGGGCAGGAGAATGCCGCGGTCGAATTGACCTACAATTGGGATGGCGACGAAGGCCTGCCCTCGGACAGCCGCCATTTCGGCCATCTCGCCTACCGCGTCGATAATATCTACGAGATGTGCCAACACCTGATGGACAACGGCGTCACCATCAACCGCCCGCCCCGCGACGGGCACATGGCCTTCGTCCGCTCGCCCGACAATGTCTCCATCGAACTGCTTCAAGCGGGCGACAGCCTGGACCCGGCGGAACCTTGGGCGTCGATGGAGAATACGGGCCATTGGTAA
- a CDS encoding DUF1194 domain-containing protein — translation MGVDGEYGPLVRAAALLAALAATPAAAQDQCRLALQLGMDVSASVDQAEYRIQVEGLAAALVDPIVTEAFLNGPGPVALSIFEWSGRFQQDIIVDWVMIETEADLLAVAERVNQAIRGNQDFPTALGYALGFASTRFREAPACLFQTLDISGDGQNNDGFPPSAAFEHFDFDGVTVNGLAIGGASREIEEYYLEQVIHGPGAFVEYALNHDDFAETMRRKLERELRAMILGDALTNGRDLPPITTF, via the coding sequence TTGGGCGTCGATGGAGAATACGGGCCATTGGTAAGGGCCGCCGCCCTCCTCGCGGCTTTGGCCGCCACACCCGCCGCCGCGCAGGACCAATGCCGCCTCGCCCTGCAACTGGGCATGGATGTCTCTGCCTCTGTCGATCAGGCGGAATACCGCATCCAGGTCGAAGGGCTGGCTGCGGCCCTGGTCGACCCCATCGTGACCGAGGCCTTCCTGAACGGCCCCGGCCCGGTCGCCTTGTCGATCTTCGAATGGTCGGGCCGCTTCCAGCAGGACATCATCGTCGATTGGGTGATGATCGAGACGGAGGCTGATCTGCTGGCCGTCGCCGAACGGGTCAATCAGGCGATCCGGGGCAATCAGGATTTCCCGACCGCGCTTGGTTATGCGTTGGGCTTCGCGTCCACCCGATTCCGCGAAGCCCCGGCCTGTCTTTTCCAGACGCTCGATATCTCTGGCGACGGCCAGAACAACGATGGCTTCCCCCCCTCCGCCGCATTCGAGCATTTTGATTTCGACGGCGTCACGGTGAACGGATTGGCCATCGGCGGCGCCTCGCGTGAGATCGAGGAATACTACCTCGAACAGGTGATCCACGGCCCCGGCGCATTCGTGGAATATGCGCTGAACCACGACGATTTCGCCGAGACCATGCGCAGAAAACTAGAACGGGAATTGCGCGCCATGATCCTTGGCGATGCGTTGACGAACGGACGCGACCTGCCCCCGATCACCACGTTCTGA
- a CDS encoding Mth938-like domain-containing protein, whose product MRMNEVSFDDSRPVDGYGPGFFRVGGEVVQGAVLLTPSGVAGWAGFEDAATITAKAGEVDFLLIGTGAEIAHPPAAFRQTLEVAGIGLEVMASPAACRTYNVLLAEGRRVGAAMLPV is encoded by the coding sequence ATGCGTATGAATGAAGTCAGCTTTGATGACAGCCGCCCGGTGGACGGCTACGGGCCGGGCTTTTTCCGCGTCGGCGGTGAAGTGGTGCAGGGCGCGGTTTTGCTCACGCCATCGGGTGTGGCGGGATGGGCCGGGTTTGAGGATGCGGCGACGATCACGGCCAAGGCCGGTGAGGTCGATTTCCTGCTGATCGGCACGGGGGCCGAGATTGCGCACCCTCCGGCGGCGTTTCGGCAGACGCTGGAAGTGGCCGGGATCGGGCTGGAGGTCATGGCCTCCCCCGCCGCGTGCCGGACCTATAACGTGCTATTGGCAGAAGGGCGGCGCGTAGGGGCGGCGATGTTGCCGGTCTGA
- a CDS encoding sulfite exporter TauE/SafE family protein, whose amino-acid sequence MPEALVEALATPGLVWVCAASLLAGLVYGFAGFGSALVFMPLAVIFLPPPLAIAAFSLSALASLVTVIPKAWKVANRPQTLLMVGMSLITMPLGIALLRLAPEVTIRTVVCILTLVTLAALLAGWKVPLKGGTPLRAGVGALSGITGGSTGLNGPPVILFNLGSDQSVEVTRGNLACFLTFNSLLMMPMMWLQGLIDGPAIWLGVILLLPYAVGTWSGARLFRPEAAGVYKTAAYVLIGAAGVMGLPIWEG is encoded by the coding sequence ATGCCTGAGGCGTTGGTCGAGGCCCTGGCGACGCCGGGCCTCGTCTGGGTCTGCGCGGCCTCCCTCCTTGCTGGATTGGTTTACGGGTTCGCGGGCTTCGGCTCCGCGCTTGTGTTCATGCCGCTCGCCGTGATTTTCCTGCCGCCGCCTCTGGCGATTGCAGCGTTCTCGCTGTCGGCGTTGGCTTCACTTGTCACGGTCATCCCGAAGGCGTGGAAGGTTGCGAACCGTCCGCAAACCCTGCTGATGGTGGGGATGTCATTGATTACGATGCCGCTTGGGATTGCCCTGTTGCGCCTGGCACCTGAGGTCACGATCCGCACGGTGGTTTGTATCCTGACACTGGTGACACTGGCCGCGTTGTTGGCGGGCTGGAAGGTGCCCTTGAAGGGCGGCACGCCCCTCCGCGCTGGTGTGGGCGCGCTCAGCGGGATAACCGGCGGGTCGACTGGCCTGAACGGGCCACCCGTTATCCTGTTCAACCTTGGCAGCGATCAATCGGTGGAAGTCACGCGCGGCAATCTGGCCTGCTTCCTGACCTTCAACTCGCTTCTGATGATGCCGATGATGTGGCTGCAGGGGTTGATCGACGGCCCCGCGATCTGGCTGGGCGTGATCCTGCTGCTGCCCTATGCCGTGGGCACGTGGAGCGGCGCGCGCCTGTTCCGGCCGGAGGCCGCTGGCGTCTACAAAACTGCGGCCTATGTGCTGATCGGGGCTGCGGGCGTGATGGGCCTGCCGATCTGGGAAGGGTGA
- the secF gene encoding protein translocase subunit SecF: MRLRLVPQETNFDFFKYAKVTFGASIVAMIASIAIWLMVGLNFGIDFLGGTTIRTDATVEVDVADYRAALEDLDLGDVVISRVFDPNFDEDQYVVTVRIQAQEGVEAVTPETIEAIEAALLANVDSEMTFPSVESVGPKVSGELIQTAIIAVLASLGAILVYIWLRFEWQFSVGAVAALIHDVILTIGVFSLFQIRFDLATIAALLTIVGYSINDTVVIFDRLRENLIKYKQRALRDVMNLSANETLSRTLMTSGTTALALIALLVLGGDVIRGFVFAILWGVIVGTYSSIYVAKNVVLMLGVKRDWSKPSDGGGASGTQFANVDA, translated from the coding sequence ATGCGCCTGAGACTTGTTCCGCAGGAAACCAACTTCGATTTCTTCAAATATGCGAAGGTCACGTTTGGCGCGTCCATCGTGGCCATGATCGCGTCGATTGCGATCTGGCTGATGGTTGGCCTGAACTTCGGCATCGACTTTCTGGGCGGTACGACGATCCGTACGGACGCCACGGTTGAGGTCGACGTGGCCGACTACCGTGCGGCGTTGGAAGATCTGGATTTGGGCGATGTGGTGATCTCCCGCGTGTTCGACCCGAATTTCGATGAAGACCAATACGTCGTCACTGTTCGCATTCAGGCGCAGGAGGGGGTTGAGGCGGTCACGCCGGAAACCATCGAAGCGATCGAGGCGGCTCTTCTGGCCAACGTGGACAGCGAAATGACGTTTCCGTCCGTTGAATCCGTTGGCCCCAAGGTCTCGGGTGAGCTGATCCAGACCGCGATCATCGCGGTTCTGGCCTCTCTCGGGGCGATCCTTGTCTATATCTGGCTGCGCTTTGAATGGCAGTTCTCGGTCGGCGCTGTGGCTGCCCTGATCCATGACGTGATCCTGACTATCGGCGTCTTCAGCCTGTTCCAGATCCGCTTCGATCTGGCCACCATCGCAGCACTTCTGACCATCGTGGGCTATTCGATCAACGACACCGTGGTGATCTTCGACCGCCTGCGCGAGAACTTGATCAAGTACAAGCAACGCGCCTTGCGGGATGTGATGAACCTTTCTGCCAACGAGACGCTCAGCCGGACCTTGATGACCTCGGGCACGACGGCCTTGGCGCTGATTGCGCTGCTGGTTCTGGGCGGCGACGTGATCCGCGGCTTCGTCTTCGCGATCCTCTGGGGCGTGATCGTGGGCACCTATTCGTCGATCTACGTGGCCAAGAACGTGGTTCTGATGTTGGGCGTGAAACGCGACTGGTCCAAACCGTCCGATGGGGGCGGCGCGTCCGGCACGCAATTCGCGAACGTCGATGCCTGA
- the secD gene encoding protein translocase subunit SecD translates to MLQIPLWNRLFILLVLLAGLTFAFPNFFYERVERHNDAVAEMEREGVETEELLAEQALWPDVLPATLVNLGLDLRGGAHLLAEVQVEDVYEARMDGLWPEVRNALRELQAETGGIQRQDTDPGQLQVLIRNVEGMPAAVAAVRELGQPVVSLTGGIGESTLDVSGSGNILTVRLSDAEQQATNDRTMQQSIEIVRRRVDEAGTREPTIQRQGQDRILIQVPGIGSAQELKDLIGTTARLTFHPVVGRAGSADEQVESRQMVLPSIDPDEQGTFYILEQTPVVTGDDLVDSQPSFDQQSGLPVVTFRFNPSGARAFGEYTAANVGAPFAIVLDEEVISAPVIRQAITGGAGQISGNFTVESSTELAILLRAGALPAEMTFLEERTIGPELGADSIEAGQIAALVAFAAVLVFMILSYGTFGIFASIALILNVGMIFGVLSLIGATLTLPGIAGIVLTIGMAVDANVLVFERIREELKTARGPARAIELGYERALSAIIDANITTFIIATILFVLGSGPVRGFSVTLGIGIVTSVFTAIYVTRLLIIFWFERRRPKTIEV, encoded by the coding sequence TCATCCTGCTCGTGCTGCTGGCGGGGCTGACATTCGCCTTCCCGAATTTCTTCTATGAGCGAGTGGAGCGGCACAATGATGCCGTGGCCGAGATGGAGCGGGAAGGCGTTGAGACCGAAGAGCTTTTGGCCGAGCAGGCTTTGTGGCCCGACGTGCTTCCGGCGACGTTGGTGAACCTCGGCCTCGACCTGCGGGGCGGTGCGCATCTGCTGGCCGAGGTGCAGGTTGAAGATGTGTACGAGGCGCGGATGGATGGGCTTTGGCCCGAGGTCCGCAACGCGCTGCGTGAGTTGCAGGCTGAAACGGGCGGCATCCAGCGACAGGATACAGATCCCGGCCAGTTGCAGGTCTTGATCCGCAATGTCGAAGGCATGCCTGCGGCGGTTGCCGCGGTGCGCGAGTTGGGCCAGCCGGTGGTCAGCCTGACGGGTGGGATCGGTGAAAGCACGCTGGATGTGAGCGGGTCGGGCAATATCCTGACGGTGCGTCTGAGCGATGCGGAACAGCAGGCCACGAATGACCGGACGATGCAGCAATCGATCGAGATTGTGCGGCGTCGTGTGGATGAGGCGGGCACGCGGGAGCCGACCATTCAGCGGCAGGGGCAGGACCGTATTCTGATCCAGGTGCCGGGGATCGGCTCGGCCCAGGAATTGAAGGACCTGATCGGGACAACCGCGCGGCTGACGTTCCACCCGGTTGTGGGGCGTGCGGGATCCGCCGACGAGCAGGTTGAAAGCCGTCAGATGGTGCTGCCGTCGATTGACCCCGATGAGCAGGGAACATTCTACATTCTTGAGCAGACGCCGGTGGTGACGGGCGATGATCTGGTGGACAGCCAGCCCTCGTTTGACCAGCAAAGCGGGCTGCCCGTGGTGACGTTCCGGTTCAACCCGTCCGGTGCGCGGGCGTTTGGCGAATATACGGCGGCCAATGTGGGCGCGCCGTTTGCGATTGTGCTGGATGAAGAGGTGATCAGCGCCCCGGTAATCCGGCAGGCGATCACGGGCGGTGCGGGCCAGATCAGCGGCAACTTCACGGTGGAGTCCTCGACGGAGCTGGCGATCTTGCTGCGCGCCGGGGCCTTGCCGGCGGAGATGACGTTCCTGGAAGAGCGAACCATCGGGCCGGAATTGGGCGCGGACAGCATCGAGGCGGGACAGATCGCGGCTTTGGTGGCGTTTGCGGCGGTGCTTGTGTTCATGATCCTCAGTTACGGGACGTTCGGTATCTTCGCCTCCATCGCGTTGATCCTGAACGTGGGCATGATCTTTGGCGTCCTGTCGCTGATCGGGGCGACGCTGACCTTGCCGGGGATCGCGGGGATCGTGCTGACGATCGGTATGGCAGTGGACGCCAACGTGCTGGTGTTTGAACGCATCCGGGAAGAACTGAAAACGGCGCGCGGGCCTGCGCGGGCCATCGAGTTGGGGTACGAGCGGGCGCTGAGCGCCATTATCGATGCCAACATCACGACCTTCATCATTGCGACGATCCTGTTCGTCCTCGGCTCCGGCCCCGTGCGGGGCTTCTCCGTCACGTTGGGGATCGGGATCGTCACGTCGGTCTTCACGGCCATTTATGTCACACGGCTTCTGATCATCTTCTGGTTTGAGCGCCGCCGCCCCAAGACAATCGAGGTTTGA